The Balneola sp. MJW-20 genome window below encodes:
- a CDS encoding P-loop NTPase yields the protein MAINKEQVKSALSQVLHPQEKKDIISLNMVQDILVQEKYVSFTLEFPEKNDKLEMALTTACENAIHKFIDKDAVVDIQTGVNISLKRGAEEQQQAEQPQQQQEVLPGVKNIIAVASGKGGVGKSTVAVNLAATLAEKGFKVGLMDTDIYGPSIPTMFNLFDRPNITTQKKLIPLEKYGIKLVSMGFLVDVNQAMVWRGPMATSAIKQFMTDVEWGELDYLIMDLPPGTGDIQLTIVQTVPLTGSVIVSTPQTVALDDARKGVAMFQKVKVPVLGVIENMAYFVPPDMPDKKYHIFGKGGATLLAQELNVPVLGEIPLEQTVREGGDNGKPIVLADKDSAAATAFMEAAGNMEQQLALRKAKEGPTEKVEIKFRP from the coding sequence ATGGCTATAAATAAAGAGCAGGTCAAATCAGCTCTGTCTCAGGTACTACACCCTCAGGAAAAAAAGGATATCATCTCCCTGAATATGGTACAGGATATACTTGTTCAGGAAAAGTACGTTTCCTTTACCCTTGAGTTTCCCGAGAAGAATGATAAACTGGAGATGGCTCTCACAACAGCTTGTGAGAATGCTATACACAAATTCATTGACAAAGACGCTGTGGTGGATATTCAGACCGGCGTCAATATTTCCCTCAAACGAGGAGCAGAAGAACAACAACAGGCAGAACAGCCTCAGCAACAACAGGAAGTTCTTCCGGGTGTTAAAAACATAATCGCTGTAGCTTCGGGTAAAGGGGGTGTAGGCAAATCTACGGTAGCCGTAAACCTTGCCGCAACTCTCGCTGAAAAAGGCTTTAAAGTAGGACTGATGGATACCGACATCTACGGACCTAGTATACCGACTATGTTCAATCTGTTTGATCGCCCGAATATTACCACTCAGAAGAAGCTGATCCCACTGGAAAAATACGGGATTAAACTGGTTTCAATGGGTTTTCTGGTGGATGTGAATCAAGCTATGGTCTGGCGGGGTCCAATGGCTACCAGTGCCATTAAACAATTCATGACCGATGTGGAGTGGGGAGAACTGGATTACCTGATCATGGATCTGCCTCCTGGAACCGGTGACATACAACTTACTATTGTACAAACCGTACCTCTGACCGGTTCGGTTATCGTATCCACTCCTCAGACTGTGGCCCTGGATGATGCCCGTAAGGGGGTCGCTATGTTTCAGAAAGTGAAAGTCCCAGTGCTTGGAGTCATTGAGAATATGGCTTATTTCGTGCCCCCGGATATGCCGGATAAAAAATATCATATCTTTGGAAAAGGCGGCGCTACTCTGCTTGCACAGGAACTGAATGTTCCGGTACTTGGAGAGATCCCGCTGGAACAGACCGTGCGTGAAGGCGGCGATAATGGCAAGCCCATTGTACTTGCCGATAAAGATTCCGCAGCCGCAACGGCATTCATGGAAGCTGCAGGAAATATGGAACAACAGCTGGCGCTTAGAAAAGCCAAAGAAGGTCCTACGGAAAAAGTAGAGATCAAATTCCGCCCCTGA
- a CDS encoding trimeric intracellular cation channel family protein has protein sequence MDLIYILDLTGTFVFAISGIRMAARNDMDIFGASVIGFVTAIGGGTVRDLLLDNHPITWMSDMSYPIVILAALPFTYLAGKKLDNFTNTLFIFDTIGIALFTMTGMEKALSFGFNPFIAGTMGMISAVVGGVIRDILCREIPLIFRKEIYATACLTGAVVFYLGIYSGLPENLNYLLTTAVIIIIRTVAIRKNLSLPKMKA, from the coding sequence TTGGATCTGATCTATATCCTGGATCTTACCGGTACTTTCGTATTTGCCATCAGTGGTATTCGTATGGCAGCTCGAAATGATATGGACATATTCGGCGCCTCTGTGATCGGCTTCGTTACGGCCATAGGCGGGGGAACCGTTCGCGACCTCCTGCTCGACAATCATCCTATCACATGGATGTCAGATATGTCTTATCCAATAGTGATACTGGCTGCACTGCCCTTCACCTATTTGGCGGGAAAGAAGCTGGATAATTTTACTAATACGCTGTTCATTTTTGACACTATTGGGATCGCTCTTTTCACCATGACCGGTATGGAAAAAGCTCTTTCTTTCGGCTTTAATCCTTTTATCGCAGGTACTATGGGAATGATCTCCGCCGTGGTTGGAGGAGTGATACGGGATATCCTTTGTCGTGAAATTCCCCTGATATTCCGAAAAGAGATCTATGCAACGGCCTGCCTCACCGGAGCCGTTGTTTTCTACCTGGGAATATATTCCGGGCTGCCCGAAAACCTGAATTATCTTTTAACTACTGCCGTGATCATAATCATACGAACAGTTGCTATCCGGAAAAACCTCTCCCTTCCTAAAATGAAGGCCTGA
- the gcvT gene encoding glycine cleavage system aminomethyltransferase GcvT has translation MAKRTPFYSVHQESGAKIVDFAGYDMPVQYEGIKSEHHSVREAAGMFDVSHMGEFFVQGPNALNLIQKVSVNDASKLTIGKAQYSCMCYEDGGIVDDLIIYRLGEEEYMLVVNASNIEKDFDWIASQNDMGADLENRSDDYALLAVQGPKAPDTLQKLTDTDLSSIGFYSFKTGKLAGTDMIISATGYTGEKGFELYFNHNEADPEAVWDAIMEAGEEFGIQACGLGARDTLRLEMGYALYGNDITQKTHPLEARLGWITKFDKGDFVGKEALLEKKEQGLKRRLVGFEVEDQRAIPRHGYDILDENDNVIGEVSSGTMSITLGKAIGMGYVDTGHAAEGTEIYIAIRKKRAKAIVSKPPFINK, from the coding sequence ATGGCGAAGAGAACCCCATTTTATTCAGTACATCAGGAAAGCGGTGCAAAAATAGTGGATTTTGCCGGATATGACATGCCGGTCCAGTATGAGGGTATTAAATCAGAACACCATTCGGTCAGAGAAGCCGCAGGTATGTTTGACGTATCTCATATGGGAGAATTTTTTGTGCAGGGCCCGAATGCCCTGAACCTGATCCAGAAGGTCTCTGTGAATGACGCATCAAAATTGACGATAGGAAAAGCACAATACAGCTGTATGTGCTATGAGGATGGCGGCATCGTGGATGACCTGATCATCTACCGGCTTGGGGAAGAAGAATACATGCTGGTGGTAAATGCGAGTAACATTGAAAAGGATTTTGACTGGATTGCTTCGCAGAATGATATGGGTGCTGATCTGGAAAACCGGTCGGATGACTATGCTCTGCTGGCCGTACAGGGTCCTAAGGCTCCGGATACACTTCAAAAACTGACCGATACGGATCTGAGCAGCATTGGGTTTTATTCATTCAAGACCGGGAAGCTCGCCGGGACCGACATGATCATCTCGGCAACCGGTTATACCGGTGAGAAGGGATTTGAATTATATTTTAATCATAATGAGGCTGATCCCGAAGCAGTATGGGATGCGATCATGGAAGCAGGAGAAGAATTTGGAATACAGGCCTGCGGGCTGGGCGCGAGAGATACCCTGCGGCTGGAGATGGGTTATGCCTTGTACGGAAATGACATCACCCAGAAGACACATCCGCTGGAAGCACGGCTGGGGTGGATCACAAAATTTGATAAGGGTGATTTTGTCGGTAAAGAGGCTTTGCTTGAGAAAAAAGAACAAGGACTGAAAAGAAGGCTGGTAGGTTTTGAGGTGGAAGATCAGCGGGCAATTCCACGACACGGATATGATATTCTAGACGAAAATGATAATGTGATCGGTGAGGTAAGCAGCGGAACCATGTCGATCACACTGGGTAAAGCTATAGGGATGGGATACGTAGACACCGGGCATGCAGCTGAAGGAACAGAGATCTATATAGCTATCCGCAAAAAACGCGCAAAGGCGATCGTTTCGAAGCCTCCTTTCATAAACAAATAG
- a CDS encoding DNA translocase FtsK 4TM domain-containing protein, giving the protein MAKKKVNTATNTPGLDENRKVEIIGIIVMSIAALLGLSILSYTASDYQYARSISFVDLFNPDATSRLVKNWLGPVGAYLSHYLVHSMFGYMSMILALIIGYHGWHTFRRRDNKQLWWITLLSTWSMILLSTFIGWLTTNADFPSDSVWSGAAGIAISQVLQNFTSQIGSVFILSIMLIITALMFIERDLQKTVDSIKMWFDAMSERWEEWKEARRERKEQKALEREERIAARKAEKEEKQAAKAKDKPEPKQKIAEPESKDEPVKPAPSIDEIVQKSEEEDRERIEKEKKEVQTIDTRPRASLEKEETVSEDEDDIEVAVFVGKGEEEADERDLDKLNKEKAKEVPAIRYKFPTIELLDSPPSEGNEVDLEEIKENKRIILDKLRRHKIEIVGINAIVGPTVTLYEMEPAPDVKISKIESYSNDLKMATASKGLRMLAPIPGKSAVGIEVPNSTRETVYIKQVINTKKFVETDFTLPVAFGKTIENEVFMIDLTKMPHLLIAGATGSGKSVGINTIITCLLYKCHPDNLKFVMIDPKKIELALYRNIQNHFLAMLPDAEEPIVTDTTKALDTLNSVCKEMDERYDLLKMALVRDIKAYNEKFKAGELEEELGHRHLPYIVVIIDELADLMMTAGKQIEEPIARLAQLARAIGIHLVVATQRPSVNVITGTIKANFPARIAYQVASKVDSRTILDMGGADQLVGQGDMLFTNGAGMTRIQNAFVSTEEVEKINSFIGQQAGYKQPFHLPVMQEDNPGIPDPLDDIDEYFEAAAKVIILHQQGSVSLLQRKLKIGYNRAGRIIDQLFNAGIVGPYQGSTARDVLIQDEEELQEIIDGLDGI; this is encoded by the coding sequence ATGGCTAAAAAGAAAGTAAATACTGCGACCAATACCCCGGGTCTGGATGAAAATCGTAAGGTAGAGATCATTGGCATTATCGTTATGTCGATCGCTGCCCTGCTGGGTTTAAGCATCCTTTCCTACACGGCATCCGACTATCAATACGCCAGAAGTATATCTTTTGTGGACCTTTTCAATCCGGATGCCACATCAAGGCTGGTAAAAAACTGGCTGGGACCGGTTGGAGCTTATTTGTCGCATTACCTGGTACATTCCATGTTCGGTTATATGTCAATGATCCTGGCCCTGATCATTGGTTACCACGGCTGGCATACTTTCCGCCGGCGGGATAACAAGCAGCTTTGGTGGATCACCCTGCTGAGCACCTGGTCCATGATCCTGCTGTCTACATTTATAGGCTGGCTGACCACTAATGCCGACTTCCCTTCCGATTCAGTATGGAGCGGAGCGGCCGGGATCGCTATCTCTCAAGTGCTGCAGAATTTCACTTCACAGATCGGATCAGTGTTCATCCTGTCCATTATGCTGATCATTACTGCATTGATGTTCATAGAGCGTGACCTGCAAAAGACGGTTGACAGTATTAAGATGTGGTTTGATGCTATGAGTGAACGCTGGGAAGAATGGAAAGAAGCCCGCCGCGAACGAAAAGAACAGAAGGCACTGGAACGGGAAGAACGAATTGCCGCCCGTAAAGCGGAGAAGGAAGAAAAGCAGGCAGCGAAAGCCAAAGATAAGCCTGAGCCTAAGCAGAAGATCGCGGAACCGGAAAGCAAAGATGAGCCCGTGAAACCGGCACCTAGTATTGATGAGATCGTTCAGAAGTCAGAAGAAGAAGACCGTGAGCGCATTGAAAAAGAAAAAAAGGAAGTGCAGACCATCGATACGCGCCCCAGAGCTTCTCTTGAAAAAGAAGAAACGGTCAGCGAGGATGAAGATGATATTGAAGTAGCCGTATTTGTAGGAAAAGGTGAAGAAGAGGCGGACGAAAGAGATCTTGATAAGCTGAATAAGGAGAAAGCAAAAGAAGTACCGGCGATCCGCTATAAATTTCCTACGATCGAATTACTGGACTCCCCGCCCAGTGAAGGAAATGAGGTGGACCTGGAGGAGATCAAGGAGAATAAGCGGATCATTCTGGATAAACTTCGCCGTCATAAGATCGAGATCGTGGGTATAAATGCGATCGTAGGACCAACGGTCACCCTGTATGAAATGGAGCCGGCCCCTGATGTGAAGATCTCCAAGATCGAAAGTTATTCAAATGATCTTAAGATGGCGACCGCTTCCAAGGGATTGCGCATGCTGGCGCCCATACCCGGGAAATCTGCCGTAGGTATTGAAGTGCCAAACAGTACCCGGGAGACGGTCTACATTAAACAGGTCATCAACACCAAGAAATTTGTAGAGACCGACTTCACACTACCCGTTGCCTTTGGTAAGACCATCGAGAATGAAGTATTTATGATCGACCTGACCAAAATGCCTCACCTGTTGATCGCCGGTGCAACTGGTTCAGGTAAATCGGTTGGTATTAACACTATTATTACCTGCCTGTTATATAAATGCCATCCTGATAATCTGAAGTTCGTTATGATCGATCCCAAGAAGATCGAACTGGCCTTATACCGTAATATACAGAATCACTTTCTGGCCATGCTGCCGGATGCAGAAGAGCCTATTGTAACCGATACCACGAAGGCACTCGACACCCTGAACAGTGTATGTAAAGAGATGGATGAACGGTATGACCTGTTGAAGATGGCACTGGTAAGGGACATTAAGGCATATAATGAGAAATTTAAAGCAGGTGAGCTTGAGGAAGAACTGGGACACCGCCACCTGCCATATATTGTGGTGATCATCGATGAACTTGCCGACCTTATGATGACGGCGGGCAAGCAGATCGAAGAACCAATCGCGAGACTGGCCCAGCTGGCTCGAGCCATTGGTATTCACCTTGTTGTGGCAACACAGCGACCGTCAGTGAACGTAATTACAGGTACCATCAAGGCTAACTTCCCGGCCCGGATCGCTTATCAGGTGGCCTCTAAAGTGGATTCCCGAACCATTCTCGATATGGGCGGAGCCGATCAGCTGGTAGGTCAGGGTGATATGCTCTTTACCAATGGAGCTGGCATGACCCGCATACAGAATGCCTTTGTATCCACAGAAGAGGTGGAAAAGATCAATTCTTTTATCGGTCAGCAGGCTGGTTATAAGCAACCATTTCACCTGCCGGTCATGCAGGAAGACAATCCCGGCATCCCGGATCCGTTAGATGACATAGATGAATACTTTGAAGCAGCTGCTAAAGTGATCATACTTCATCAGCAGGGTTCAGTATCATTATTACAAAGAAAATTAAAAATTGGCTATAACCGGGCCGGCCGGATCATTGATCAGCTATTCAATGCCGGAATCGTAGGCCCATATCAAGGAAGTACAGCAAGAGATGTTCTTATACAAGATGAAGAAGAATTACAGGAAATCATCGACGGACTGGATGGTATTTAA
- a CDS encoding cupin domain-containing protein — protein sequence MSSYLKVTDPERIPVPGNKIIEEYIGRINTDSADYSVAHMIAPPGWSEPSQQPDFDEFTIMIRGRMHMIIDEDEVILKQGEVILIKKGSRVQYSNPFKEENEYWAVCVPAFSPESANRDH from the coding sequence ATGTCTTCATACTTAAAGGTTACCGATCCTGAACGGATACCTGTTCCGGGTAATAAGATCATCGAGGAGTATATCGGGCGGATCAATACGGATTCAGCAGATTATTCCGTAGCTCATATGATCGCTCCACCGGGTTGGTCAGAACCTTCACAACAACCTGATTTTGATGAATTTACTATAATGATTCGTGGCAGAATGCATATGATCATTGATGAGGATGAAGTAATTTTAAAACAGGGTGAAGTGATTTTAATAAAAAAAGGAAGCAGAGTGCAGTACTCTAATCCATTTAAAGAGGAAAATGAGTATTGGGCGGTTTGTGTACCGGCATTTAGTCCCGAATCAGCTAACAGAGATCATTAA
- a CDS encoding Glu/Leu/Phe/Val dehydrogenase — MSTYKFYEQVNKNFDKAAVYTRFDKGLLAQIKICNTVYHVTFPVRRDDGRIDVIEGWRVEHSQHKLPTKGGIRYSHKVDEDETMALAALMSYKCALVDVPFGGAKGGVKISTRDYSESELERITRRYTYELIKKGFIGPGVDVPAPDYGTGAREMGWILDTYRQMKDDINAEGCVTGKPIQQGGIRGRTEATGRGVYFGIREACNIKEDMKALGLETGVEGKTFVVQGLGNVGYHAAKYLTEAGAKMVGVAEMEGSIYDEDGIDLEKLVQFRKETGSIIGFGGSKELPNRSDALIAECDILIPAALESQITGDNAHAVKAKIIAEAANGPTTSDAHEILKERGALILPDTYLNAGGVVVSYFEWLKDIQHVRYGRMSKRYDETSYKKILKVIEGLSDRKFTEEELGDLAKGADEYDLVDSGLEETMITAYQQIVDIRREHNLTDLRTAAFINAINKIGIMYEQMGIFP, encoded by the coding sequence ATGTCCACCTACAAATTTTACGAACAGGTAAATAAGAATTTTGATAAAGCAGCGGTTTACACCCGCTTTGACAAAGGCCTGCTGGCACAGATCAAGATCTGTAATACGGTCTATCACGTTACCTTCCCTGTCAGAAGAGACGACGGAAGGATCGATGTAATCGAAGGATGGCGTGTTGAGCATAGTCAGCATAAACTTCCTACCAAGGGAGGGATCAGATATTCTCATAAAGTGGATGAAGATGAGACCATGGCTCTCGCTGCACTTATGTCTTACAAATGTGCACTTGTTGATGTCCCCTTTGGTGGAGCAAAGGGTGGTGTTAAGATCAGTACCCGTGATTATTCGGAATCAGAACTGGAAAGAATTACACGAAGATATACTTACGAGCTGATCAAAAAAGGGTTTATTGGTCCCGGAGTTGATGTTCCGGCGCCGGATTACGGAACAGGTGCCCGCGAAATGGGGTGGATCCTTGATACATACCGGCAGATGAAGGATGATATTAATGCAGAAGGTTGTGTGACCGGAAAACCGATACAGCAGGGAGGGATACGTGGACGTACGGAAGCTACCGGCCGCGGGGTTTATTTCGGAATACGGGAAGCATGTAATATTAAGGAGGATATGAAAGCTCTGGGACTGGAAACCGGAGTAGAAGGAAAGACCTTTGTAGTTCAGGGACTCGGTAACGTAGGGTATCATGCAGCTAAGTATCTGACAGAAGCCGGCGCCAAGATGGTTGGTGTGGCAGAAATGGAAGGTTCTATTTATGATGAAGATGGGATCGACCTGGAAAAACTTGTTCAATTCCGCAAAGAGACCGGTAGTATAATCGGTTTTGGCGGCTCAAAAGAACTTCCTAATCGCTCGGATGCACTGATCGCTGAATGTGATATTCTGATCCCGGCAGCACTGGAAAGTCAGATCACCGGAGATAATGCCCATGCTGTGAAAGCGAAGATCATTGCAGAAGCAGCTAACGGACCTACTACTTCGGATGCCCATGAGATCCTCAAAGAACGGGGTGCTCTGATTCTTCCGGATACCTACCTGAATGCTGGTGGTGTGGTGGTATCCTATTTTGAGTGGTTAAAAGATATTCAGCATGTACGCTATGGCCGTATGAGCAAGCGATATGATGAAACCAGCTATAAAAAGATCCTGAAGGTTATCGAGGGTCTGTCTGACCGGAAGTTTACAGAAGAGGAACTGGGTGACCTTGCTAAAGGAGCGGATGAATACGACCTGGTAGATTCCGGACTGGAAGAGACCATGATCACTGCGTATCAGCAGATCGTAGATATTCGCCGTGAACATAACCTGACCGATCTAAGGACTGCGGCCTTTATCAATGCCATCAACAAGATCGGGATCATGTACGAACAGATGGGGATCTTTCCCTGA
- a CDS encoding 2-phosphosulfolactate phosphatase, with amino-acid sequence MPELSYIDVYYSIHGFQEEDLRGKTAVVIDVLRASSSIVTALSRGAKRIIPVADMEEAVKIASPMDSRDYLLCGEKDGNKIEGYHLGNSPLEYVPDVIGNKTLIFNTTNGTKAIRKASLANQVYVGAFLNQQSILNAINEHDDEVVLICSGWRGRLSLEDALFAGSLVHHLSNGVMSDQLKDSAKIAFGLFERFGQDLEKTIGESDHAKRLAKLVPEGDIPFCCKVDEFDTLPAMKDGILTDING; translated from the coding sequence ATGCCAGAATTAAGCTATATAGACGTATACTATTCCATCCATGGTTTTCAGGAAGAAGACCTGCGGGGGAAAACAGCCGTGGTTATTGACGTGCTGCGTGCCTCGTCTTCTATTGTAACTGCTTTAAGCAGGGGGGCAAAAAGGATCATACCGGTTGCAGATATGGAAGAGGCAGTCAAGATTGCCAGTCCTATGGACTCCAGGGATTATCTGCTTTGCGGCGAAAAAGACGGAAATAAGATTGAGGGATATCATCTTGGAAACTCCCCGCTGGAATATGTGCCTGACGTGATCGGAAATAAGACGCTTATATTCAATACTACCAACGGCACTAAAGCGATCCGAAAAGCTTCTCTGGCCAATCAGGTTTATGTGGGAGCATTTTTGAATCAACAGAGTATACTTAATGCAATTAATGAACACGATGATGAAGTTGTACTGATCTGTTCGGGCTGGAGAGGAAGACTCTCACTGGAAGACGCACTGTTCGCCGGATCACTGGTTCATCATCTATCTAATGGAGTAATGAGCGATCAGCTGAAAGACAGCGCTAAGATCGCTTTTGGTCTGTTTGAAAGGTTCGGACAGGATCTTGAAAAGACCATCGGTGAAAGTGATCACGCCAAGAGACTGGCAAAGCTGGTACCGGAAGGAGATATTCCCTTTTGCTGTAAGGTGGATGAATTTGATACCTTACCAGCAATGAAAGATGGGATATTAACAGACATAAATGGCTAA
- a CDS encoding outer membrane lipoprotein carrier protein LolA, which yields MKKNYRKSSTDWMVFKKTFLLSLFLLCMASLQLSAQSPTLEKLKQKFESGQVFTSDFDQSETVDYTGETNYTSGVIWISNNAYKVELDLRTVAVDGETTRTYEEDRNRLIISPYDPAETEFAPSRLLEGSEDLYNATEREVSEGTAVTLESVDEFSESRSIEIILDFELRPVRIRRVDFSDNVTVIEFNSGRFIDRRDEIFSISIPDDAEIIDLRE from the coding sequence ATGAAGAAGAATTACAGGAAATCATCGACGGACTGGATGGTATTTAAAAAGACCTTTCTGCTATCCCTGTTCCTATTATGCATGGCCAGTCTTCAACTTTCTGCGCAGTCGCCAACGCTGGAGAAGCTGAAGCAGAAGTTTGAATCAGGTCAGGTATTCACTTCTGACTTCGATCAGTCAGAGACGGTGGATTACACCGGTGAGACCAATTATACCTCCGGAGTTATCTGGATCAGTAATAATGCTTATAAGGTGGAACTGGATCTACGCACCGTTGCGGTAGATGGAGAGACCACACGTACTTATGAAGAGGACCGTAATCGTCTGATCATCAGTCCTTATGACCCGGCAGAGACAGAATTTGCACCTTCCCGATTGCTGGAGGGTTCGGAAGATCTCTACAATGCAACTGAAAGAGAAGTATCGGAAGGGACTGCTGTCACACTGGAATCGGTTGATGAGTTCTCAGAATCAAGGTCTATTGAAATCATTCTGGATTTCGAATTAAGACCTGTAAGGATCAGGAGAGTAGATTTTTCAGATAATGTAACGGTGATCGAATTTAATTCCGGTCGGTTCATAGACCGAAGAGATGAGATCTTTAGTATCAGTATACCTGATGACGCCGAGATCATCGACCTCAGGGAATAA
- a CDS encoding sodium/proline symporter has translation MEEFNTISIEGSGYVIAAFIGYLVLLIGIGIYASRFSSAGISEFFIGGRKMNRLVVALSAVVSGRSAWLLLGVTGMAYTQGASALWAAFGYIVVEWFLFMYYARRLRLFSEKYDCITVPDFFAERFDDKNGLLRLILVFIFLVFMVSYVSAQFVAGGKAFASSFGLTQNTGVILTAIIILLYTVLGGFLAVSLTDTIQAFFMIIALVCLPLIAIQDLGGWQVFITELSLQDATMIDPMALGFGAFIGFVGIGLGSPGNPHILSRYMAIDDAKQLKYAAVVGTIWNVMMAGGAVLIGMVGRVYFPEVSMLPGADTENLYPLLAQQQLHPILFGVVVASIFAAIMSTADSQLLVAASSVVRDVYDKLLKKDEEIPQKKLVLYSRLVVVLLVMAALVFGLVAQNIVFWLVLFAWAGLGASIGPTSILALYWKKTTKAGIIAGLLTGTTVTIIWYFVPALKANLYELIPAFSLSLLATWGVSKITSVPENVEEHFEDMISKD, from the coding sequence TTGGAAGAATTCAACACCATATCCATTGAAGGCAGCGGCTATGTAATTGCTGCGTTCATAGGTTACCTCGTATTGCTTATCGGTATAGGGATCTATGCCTCCCGTTTCTCTTCGGCCGGTATCAGTGAATTCTTTATTGGCGGAAGAAAGATGAACCGCCTGGTTGTGGCGCTTTCCGCGGTAGTGTCTGGCCGCAGCGCCTGGCTACTCCTGGGAGTGACCGGAATGGCTTATACACAAGGTGCCTCGGCACTCTGGGCAGCATTCGGATATATTGTAGTAGAATGGTTTCTCTTCATGTACTATGCCCGAAGGCTCCGGCTTTTCTCCGAAAAATATGATTGTATTACCGTGCCGGATTTCTTTGCCGAACGGTTTGACGATAAGAACGGCTTGTTACGACTCATTCTGGTATTCATATTTCTGGTTTTCATGGTAAGTTACGTATCGGCCCAGTTTGTAGCCGGGGGTAAAGCCTTTGCCTCCAGCTTCGGACTTACGCAGAATACCGGCGTGATCCTCACGGCGATCATTATTCTTCTCTATACCGTTCTGGGTGGTTTTCTGGCTGTCAGTCTGACCGACACTATTCAGGCTTTTTTTATGATCATTGCACTGGTTTGTCTTCCTTTAATTGCCATTCAGGATCTCGGAGGCTGGCAGGTATTTATAACGGAATTAAGTCTTCAGGACGCAACTATGATCGATCCGATGGCGCTGGGTTTTGGGGCTTTTATTGGGTTTGTTGGAATAGGGCTGGGCTCGCCCGGAAATCCGCATATCCTTTCTCGTTATATGGCTATTGATGATGCAAAGCAGCTCAAATATGCGGCAGTGGTCGGCACGATCTGGAATGTGATGATGGCCGGTGGTGCGGTTCTAATCGGTATGGTGGGAAGAGTCTATTTTCCGGAAGTAAGTATGTTACCCGGTGCAGATACGGAGAACCTGTATCCCCTGCTGGCTCAGCAGCAACTGCACCCGATCCTTTTCGGGGTAGTGGTGGCCTCGATCTTTGCTGCGATCATGTCTACTGCCGACTCCCAGCTGCTGGTTGCAGCATCGAGTGTGGTCCGGGATGTGTATGATAAGCTGCTGAAAAAAGATGAGGAGATCCCGCAAAAAAAGCTGGTGCTTTACAGCCGTTTAGTAGTGGTTCTGCTGGTAATGGCAGCACTGGTATTTGGACTGGTAGCCCAGAATATTGTTTTCTGGCTGGTCCTTTTTGCCTGGGCGGGACTTGGAGCTTCTATAGGACCGACCTCAATTCTGGCCTTATACTGGAAGAAAACTACAAAGGCAGGGATCATTGCCGGACTTCTGACCGGAACTACGGTGACCATCATCTGGTATTTTGTGCCGGCGCTGAAAGCAAATTTATATGAACTGATACCAGCTTTCTCTCTTAGCTTACTGGCCACCTGGGGAGTGAGTAAGATCACATCGGTACCGGAAAATGTGGAAGAACATTTCGAAGATATGATCTCCAAAGATTGA